The genome window AACCCAGTTTTACGTGAAGGAAACTCTGACCGTAGAGCTCCAAGAGCTGTAAAGAATTTTGCGAAAGCAAATCCTCATTCTATGGGGGCTTGGTCTTCAGCTTCTAAAACAAAAGTAGCATCTATGTCAAAAGGTGACTTTTACGGAAGTGAAAAATCAGTTACTGTTGCTGAAGCAAATGATGTGAAAATTGAATTCACAGCAAAAGACGGTTCTACTACTGTTTTAAAAGCAAGCACTCCATTAAAAGCAGGTGAAATCATTGATAGTTCAGTATTGAATATTGCAGCTTTAAAATCTTTCGTTGCTGAAACTATTGCTGATGCTAAAAAAGAAGGCGTTTTACTTTCAGTACACTTGAAAGCAACAATGATGAAAGTTTCTGATCCAATCATTTTTGGCGCTATTGTAGAAGTTTATTTCGCAGCTGTTTTCGAAAAATATGCTGCATTATTTACTGATTTAGGTATTGATACCAAAAATGGTTTAGGTGATGTATATGCTAAAATAGCTGGGAAACCAGAACAAGCAGAGGTTGAAGCTGCTATCGATAACGCTATTGCAAATGGTCCCGCATTGGCCATGGTAAATTCTGAAAAAGGAATTACCAACCTGCATGTTCCTTCTGACGTAATTGTTGATGCTTCTATGCCGGCAATGATTCGTACATCTGGACAAATGTGGGATAAAGACGGAAAACAGCAAGATACTTTCGCTGTTATTCCAGACAGATGTTATGCTGGCGTTTATACAGCTACTATCGATTTTTGTAAAAAACACGGTGCTTTTGACCCAACTACAATGGGAAGTGTTCCAAACGTAGGTTTGATGGCTCAAAAAGCAGAAGAATACGGATCTCATGACAAAACTTTCCAAATGAAAGCTGATGGTGTTGTTCGTGTTGTAGATACAAACGGAAACGTATTAATGGAACAGACTGTTGAAGCTAATGACATTTTCAGAATGTGTCAGGCAAAAGATGCTCCAATTCAGGACTGGGTAAAACTAGCTGTAAACAGAGCACGTTTGTCTAACACTCCAGCTGTTTTTTGGTTAGACGAAAACAGAGCTCATGACAGAGAATTAATCGTTAAAGTTCAGAAATATTTAAAAGATTACGATACATCAGCTTTAGATATTCGTATTCTTAATCCTATTGCAGCAACTGAATTTACTTTAGAAAGAATCATCAAAGGTTTAGATACTATTTCAGTAACTGGAAACGTACTGCGTGATTACTTAACTGATTTGTTCCCTATTCTTGAAGTAGGAACTTCTGCAAAAATGTTATCAATCGTTCCATTAATGAACGGCGGCGGTTTGTTCGAAACTGGTGCTGGCGGATCTGCTCCAAAGCACGTAGAGCAATTTATCGAAGAAGGCTATTTACGTTGGGATTCACTAGGTGAGTTCTTAGCTTTAGGAGCTTCATTAGAGCATTTAGGACAAACATTAAATAATTCAAAAGCAATTGTTTTATCAGAAACTTTAGATGAAGCAAATGATAAATTTCTAGCTACTGATAAATCACCTGCTCGTAAAGTAGGACAGATTGACAATAGAGGTTCTCACTTTTATTTATCATTCTACTGGGCTCAGGCTTTAGCTGCACAAACTAAAGATGCAGAATTAAAAGCTCTCTTCACTCCTATTGCTGCTGAATTTGAAGCTAACGAGGCAAAAATCAACAGCGAATTAATTGGTGCACAGGGAAAACCGCAGACTATTGGAGGTTACTACCAGCCAACACCTGAGTTGGTTAGTAAAGCAATGCGTCCAAGCGAAACATTCAACACCATTTTAGATAAAATTACAGCATTGAAAACTGCTTAATTTATTCTGGTTTATATATTTCAAGAGACAGCTCGAAAGGGCTGTCTTTTTTTTACACTTGTTTTTTTGACCTCATAACAAATTACAATTCAGACCATTTTCCTTAGCCGCTTTTAAATTTCTATTTAGTAAAAACTTGCTTCAAAAAACCATCTATATATTGAATTGTCGGGTCAAACCAAGGATTAAAAAGACAGAAAGAATGCGGTGAATTCTCAAATTCATGAACCTCAGAATAAATACCATTTTCGTTCAAAACCTTTCTATAATCATCACGGCCAGCATGCATTCTCGCTACCGAACTATTAATAAACAATGTTGGTGGCGTAGCTGCACCGACATAACTCAATGGCGAAGCTGCTTCCCAAAGTTTCGGATTTTCTTTTTTTGAATATCCAAACCAATATGTTCCGGCCGACATTTTTTTGCTGTCATCACCTTCACTCGATTCTGGATGAACAAAAGACAAAGTACCGTCTATATCGACAACAGCATTTACCTGCGATAACGAATTAGAGTTTGTCACCATACCTTCAAAAAGCGGCATATTTCCAGTTGTCCCCAAAAAAGAAGCAAGCTCGCCCCCTGCTGAAAATCCCAATACAGCTATTTGATTTGGATCGATATTATATTGATCAGCATTTTCACGAACCCAGCGAATAACTGTTTTTAAATCATAAATAGCAGCCGGAAAAAGCGCTTCGGTAGAAAGACGGTATTCTGGAGTAAAACACACATACCCTAAACTTGCCAGTTTTTGTGCCATTGGATGGTGCTGCTGTCTGTTTCCAGAACGCCAGCCGCCACCATGAATAATGATAACTGCGGTTTGCTTTCTCTTTTCATTTATATCAAAAAAAACATCCAGCTTCATTTTCCGTTTTCCATAACTGCAGTAAACAATATCCTTTTTTTGTTTTACAAAATCAAAATGTATTACGGGAACGATGGTACAATTAGGAAAGTCTTTCAATGTTTTTTTGAAAGCACTGGCAGTTGTATAAGAAGTATCTCTTACATTAGTCAGTCCTTTTAAATATTGAGCATGTAAACTTTGAAAGGAAACTGCAGAAAACAGATACAATAGTATTCCAAGACTTCGATTTTTATAAAACTTCTGAACTGCTCCCATTTATACTTTTTTAATTTATTCACTTATCTAAAACGATAAATTTAAGAAAACCATCCTTTTTTAGAATCGATTAAGGCGAAAATATTTCTGCTTAAAATTTCAATTCTACTATTTTTTAGAATCATACAATAACCCCAGAAATGAATTTTTGTTTTTCATTAAAAAAATTCTCTTTTCATAAAACACTAAAAACATTTAGATATCAACAAAAAATTAAAATCACATCACTAATTGACTTAGGATCGAAACAAAAAAAATATTTTCATAAATAAGCGAACATTCATTTATAATTAATACATTTGTTTTCCAATAATAAAAAAATGCGGACAAGAGACACAAATAAAGAAGAGCTGGTCAGACAAAAAGCTATAGAAATGCTTGTAAAAATGGGTATTGAAGGTTTTGGAATGAATCGTTTGGCCAAAGAATGCAGTGTATCAGTGGCTACTTTGTATATCTATTATACAGACAAAGATGATCTGATAAAGAAAATTGGTGTAGGAATTGGCCAGAATTTCTTTAACGAAATGATTAAAGATTTTTCTCCTGATATGCCATTCAAGGAAGGCTTGCGAAAACAATGGGAAAACAGGGCACGCCACACCATAAAACATCCGCTTGATGTTGCCTGTTGGGAACTTTTGAGTCATTCCAGCTACAGAGACTGCATTTTGGAAAAAAGCGTACTCAATTTTAAGACTATAATGGGTGATTTTTTAAAAAATGCTATTGACAAAAAAGAATTAACCTGTATGTCCAAAGAGGTATTTTGGAGCATTGCCTACGGTCCGTTATACACTTTACTCCGTTTTCATAATGAGGGCAAAAATATGGCAGGCACACCTTTCAAACTAACGAAGGAAGCTACCGAAGAAGCATTTGAATTAGTAATAAAAGCATTGACACCACAAAAAGTTTAACTATGGAAAACCAAATAGAAAATATATTGGTATTTGCAACCAATATTAAAACCGAAAGTGATAAACAAAAAATAAGCAGTATACTGAATAATAACTCTGAAATACAGCAATGGAATATTGATCAGGAAGATATTGACTGCGTCTTGCGGATTGTAACCGAAACACTATCTGAAGGGCAGATAATCAAAATTTTAGACCAATACAATTTCAATTGCACACCATTAGATTAAAATAAAATGAAACAAAAAAATACTCAGACCATACCGTTTACGTCCTATCAGAAATTAGCCGTTTTTTTACTGGCTATTACACAATTTACAGTAATCCTAGAT of Flavobacterium marginilacus contains these proteins:
- a CDS encoding alpha/beta hydrolase gives rise to the protein MGAVQKFYKNRSLGILLYLFSAVSFQSLHAQYLKGLTNVRDTSYTTASAFKKTLKDFPNCTIVPVIHFDFVKQKKDIVYCSYGKRKMKLDVFFDINEKRKQTAVIIIHGGGWRSGNRQQHHPMAQKLASLGYVCFTPEYRLSTEALFPAAIYDLKTVIRWVRENADQYNIDPNQIAVLGFSAGGELASFLGTTGNMPLFEGMVTNSNSLSQVNAVVDIDGTLSFVHPESSEGDDSKKMSAGTYWFGYSKKENPKLWEAASPLSYVGAATPPTLFINSSVARMHAGRDDYRKVLNENGIYSEVHEFENSPHSFCLFNPWFDPTIQYIDGFLKQVFTK
- a CDS encoding NADP-dependent isocitrate dehydrogenase, producing the protein MTSKAKIFYTLTDEAPLLATYSFLPIVQAFTAASNIEIETRDISLAGRILSNFPEFLKEDQKTADALSELGKLATLPEANIIKLPNVSASVPQLKAAIAELQSHGYAVPNFPEDPQNDSEKEIKTKYSKVLGSAVNPVLREGNSDRRAPRAVKNFAKANPHSMGAWSSASKTKVASMSKGDFYGSEKSVTVAEANDVKIEFTAKDGSTTVLKASTPLKAGEIIDSSVLNIAALKSFVAETIADAKKEGVLLSVHLKATMMKVSDPIIFGAIVEVYFAAVFEKYAALFTDLGIDTKNGLGDVYAKIAGKPEQAEVEAAIDNAIANGPALAMVNSEKGITNLHVPSDVIVDASMPAMIRTSGQMWDKDGKQQDTFAVIPDRCYAGVYTATIDFCKKHGAFDPTTMGSVPNVGLMAQKAEEYGSHDKTFQMKADGVVRVVDTNGNVLMEQTVEANDIFRMCQAKDAPIQDWVKLAVNRARLSNTPAVFWLDENRAHDRELIVKVQKYLKDYDTSALDIRILNPIAATEFTLERIIKGLDTISVTGNVLRDYLTDLFPILEVGTSAKMLSIVPLMNGGGLFETGAGGSAPKHVEQFIEEGYLRWDSLGEFLALGASLEHLGQTLNNSKAIVLSETLDEANDKFLATDKSPARKVGQIDNRGSHFYLSFYWAQALAAQTKDAELKALFTPIAAEFEANEAKINSELIGAQGKPQTIGGYYQPTPELVSKAMRPSETFNTILDKITALKTA
- a CDS encoding TetR/AcrR family transcriptional regulator; translation: MRTRDTNKEELVRQKAIEMLVKMGIEGFGMNRLAKECSVSVATLYIYYTDKDDLIKKIGVGIGQNFFNEMIKDFSPDMPFKEGLRKQWENRARHTIKHPLDVACWELLSHSSYRDCILEKSVLNFKTIMGDFLKNAIDKKELTCMSKEVFWSIAYGPLYTLLRFHNEGKNMAGTPFKLTKEATEEAFELVIKALTPQKV